In the Gossypium raimondii isolate GPD5lz chromosome 9, ASM2569854v1, whole genome shotgun sequence genome, one interval contains:
- the LOC105798987 gene encoding protein MALE DISCOVERER 2 isoform X3, whose product MSLLPRPLQRLAYKEMGDRWKQIGFNLLSFLFLIPSFMIEGSLAINSDGLALLEFRARIDSDPYGAFANWNSNDSSPCLWWGVHCVDGKVQMLDLSALSLEGTLAPELGKLSNLRSLVLYKNHFSGAIPKEFGELTKLELLDLRENELGGTIPAEIGKMLSLKRLLLCDNKLEGSIPSDLGRLNLLSELQYDENLTSTSATGIGCINRKFGLCLWQSSLKQLSRMGSLLMPIKGTLIRYLNALPLPQQKDSLAEHQDDCCSDVPAGSSEQQIANSMQDVASFARRRLLAQSKNLPAVPATGMSSNEQIISLPTTRSSGSFPAVPKAKQPSAPSPSPSPPVETLPTLETDTKPGEPPPEEPSESGSGNIWKYLIIIPVVVILLAFLAFLFLCRKRAAKTIGPWKTGLSGQLQKAFVTGVPSLNRVELETACEDFSNIIDTIGGCRVYKGTLSSGVEIAVAATGISSLKDWSKNSEKAYRRKIDKLSRINHKNYVNLIGYCEEDEPFNRMMVFEYAPNGTLFEHLHVKEMEHLDWNARVRIIMGVAYCLQYMHHDLNPPLAHPNLSSSSIYLTDDYAAKLGEIGCLPSTSKSEASSDSESQHSSELPPLVDLEANVYNFGLLLLEIISGKLPCSEEQGPIEKWADQYLNDKSNFGSMTDPTLDSFKNEELEIICEVIKECIATDPRKRPTMKDIITKLREVIQVAPEQATPRLSPLWWAELEILSMEAT is encoded by the exons ATGTCTTTGCTACCTCGGCCATTGCAGCGTTTGGCTTATAAAGAAATGGGGGATAGATGGAAACAAATTGGATTCAATTTGTTGAGCTTTTTGTTCTTGATTCCAAGTTTCATGATTGAAGGGTCTTTGGCCATTAACTCTGATG GTTTGGCTTTGTTAGAATTTCGAGCCAGAATTGACTCTGATCCTTATGGTGCGTTTGCAAATTGGAATTCCAATGACAGCTCTCCATGCTTGTGGTGGGGAGTTCATTGTGTCGACGGTAAAGTGCAAATGCT ggATTTGAGTGCCCTTTCTTTGGAAGGAACATTGGCACCAGAGCTGGGGAAATTAAGCAACTTAAGATCACT TGTGCTCTATAAAAACCATTTCTCCGGTGCCATTCCAAAAGAGTTCGGAGAGCTTACGAAGCTGGAGCTACTGGATTTGAGGGAAAATGAATTGGGCGGAACAATTCCAGCAGAAATAGGAAAAATGTTGTCTCTAAAACGCTT GTTACTTTGTGACAACAAGTTGGAGGGCAGCATTCCTTCGGATCTTGGGAGACTAAACTTGCTCTCCGAACTGCAATATGATGAAAACCTTACATCGACGTCAGCTACCGGAATTGGCTGCATAAATAGGAAGTTTGGACTGTG CCTATGGCAGAGCAGTTTGAAACAACTGAGCAGAATGGGTTCATTGCTCATGCCGATTAAAGGCACACTTATACGTTACCTCAATGCGTTGCCATTACCACA GCAAAAGGACTCGCTGGCCGAGCATCAAGACGATTGCTGCAGTGATGTGCCTG CAGGTTCATCTGAGCAACAGATAGCCAATAGCATGCAGGATGTTGCCTCTTTTGCACGTCGTAGGCTGCTTGCGCAGTCAAAGAACCTCCCAGCTGTGCCTGCTACTGGTATGTCGTCTAACGAACAGATCATTTCTCTCCCGACTACCCGAAGTAGTGGGAGCTTCCCTGCTGTGCCGAAGGCAAAACAGCCTTCTGcaccatcaccatcaccatcaccaCCAGTTGAAACGCTTCCTACCCTGGAGACTGATACAAAGCCTGGAGAGCCACCTCCTGAAGAACCTTCAGAATCTGGTTCCGGGAATATATGGAAATATCTCATTATCATTCCCGTTGTGGTCATCCTGCTTGCATTTTTGGCATTTTTGTTCCTGTGTCGTAAACGAGCAGCGAAAACGATCGGACCTTGGAAAACTGGATTAAGTGGACAGCTGCAGAAAGCTTTTGTTACAg GAGTGCCTAGCCTAAACCGAGTGGAACTCGAAACAGCCTGTGAGGATTTTAGCAATATAATCGACACAATTGGAGGTTGTAGAGTGTATAAAGGGACACTTTCCAGCGGAGTTGAGATTGCTGTTGCTGCAACTGGCATTTCATCTTTAAAAGACTGGTCCAAGAACTCGGAGAAAGCCTATCGGAGAAAG ATCGATAAATTGTCAAGAATTAACCATAAGAACTATGTCAACCTTATTGGCTACTGTGAGGAGGATGAACCTTTCAACAGGATGATGGTGTTTGAATATGCTCCAAATGGGACCCTTTTTGAGCATCTCCATG TTAAAGAAATGGAACATCTTGATTGGAATGCAAGGGTGAGGATCATCATGGGTGTTGCTTATTGTCTTCAATATATGCACCATGATCTAAATCCTCCCTTAGCTCATCCAAACTTAAGTTCATCTTCTATCTATCTAACGGACGATTATGCTGCAAAG CTTGGAGAAATTGGCTGTTTACCGTCCACATCAAAGTCAGAGGCCTCAAGTGATTCTGAATCACAACATTCGTCTGAATTGCCACCATTAGTTGATTTAGAAGCGAATGTCTATAACTTCGGATTATTGTTACTCGAAATCATTTCCGGAAAGCTTCCTTGTTCTGAAGAACAAGGACCAATCGAGAAATGG GCGGACCAATACTTGAACGATAAGTCGAACTTCGGCTCGATGACTGATCCTACGCTCGATTCGTTCAAAAACGAAGAGCTCGAGATAATCTGTGAGGTTATCAAAGAATGTATCGCAACGGATCCAAGGAAAAGACCAACAATGAAAGATATAAtcacgaaattgagagaagtgATTCAAGTCGCCCCGGAACAAGCTACCCCAAGACTCTCCCCGTTGTGGTGGGCTGAACTTGAGATTTTATCAATGGAGGCTACCTAA
- the LOC105798987 gene encoding protein MALE DISCOVERER 2 isoform X1, which yields MSLLPRPLQRLAYKEMGDRWKQIGFNLLSFLFLIPSFMIEGSLAINSDDEGLALLEFRARIDSDPYGAFANWNSNDSSPCLWWGVHCVDGKVQMLDLSALSLEGTLAPELGKLSNLRSLVLYKNHFSGAIPKEFGELTKLELLDLRENELGGTIPAEIGKMLSLKRLLLCDNKLEGSIPSDLGRLNLLSELQYDENLTSTSATGIGCINRKFGLCLWQSSLKQLSRMGSLLMPIKGTLIRYLNALPLPQQKDSLAEHQDDCCSDVPAGSSEQQIANSMQDVASFARRRLLAQSKNLPAVPATGMSSNEQIISLPTTRSSGSFPAVPKAKQPSAPSPSPSPPVETLPTLETDTKPGEPPPEEPSESGSGNIWKYLIIIPVVVILLAFLAFLFLCRKRAAKTIGPWKTGLSGQLQKAFVTGVPSLNRVELETACEDFSNIIDTIGGCRVYKGTLSSGVEIAVAATGISSLKDWSKNSEKAYRRKIDKLSRINHKNYVNLIGYCEEDEPFNRMMVFEYAPNGTLFEHLHVKEMEHLDWNARVRIIMGVAYCLQYMHHDLNPPLAHPNLSSSSIYLTDDYAAKLGEIGCLPSTSKSEASSDSESQHSSELPPLVDLEANVYNFGLLLLEIISGKLPCSEEQGPIEKWADQYLNDKSNFGSMTDPTLDSFKNEELEIICEVIKECIATDPRKRPTMKDIITKLREVIQVAPEQATPRLSPLWWAELEILSMEAT from the exons ATGTCTTTGCTACCTCGGCCATTGCAGCGTTTGGCTTATAAAGAAATGGGGGATAGATGGAAACAAATTGGATTCAATTTGTTGAGCTTTTTGTTCTTGATTCCAAGTTTCATGATTGAAGGGTCTTTGGCCATTAACTCTGATG ATGAAGGTTTGGCTTTGTTAGAATTTCGAGCCAGAATTGACTCTGATCCTTATGGTGCGTTTGCAAATTGGAATTCCAATGACAGCTCTCCATGCTTGTGGTGGGGAGTTCATTGTGTCGACGGTAAAGTGCAAATGCT ggATTTGAGTGCCCTTTCTTTGGAAGGAACATTGGCACCAGAGCTGGGGAAATTAAGCAACTTAAGATCACT TGTGCTCTATAAAAACCATTTCTCCGGTGCCATTCCAAAAGAGTTCGGAGAGCTTACGAAGCTGGAGCTACTGGATTTGAGGGAAAATGAATTGGGCGGAACAATTCCAGCAGAAATAGGAAAAATGTTGTCTCTAAAACGCTT GTTACTTTGTGACAACAAGTTGGAGGGCAGCATTCCTTCGGATCTTGGGAGACTAAACTTGCTCTCCGAACTGCAATATGATGAAAACCTTACATCGACGTCAGCTACCGGAATTGGCTGCATAAATAGGAAGTTTGGACTGTG CCTATGGCAGAGCAGTTTGAAACAACTGAGCAGAATGGGTTCATTGCTCATGCCGATTAAAGGCACACTTATACGTTACCTCAATGCGTTGCCATTACCACA GCAAAAGGACTCGCTGGCCGAGCATCAAGACGATTGCTGCAGTGATGTGCCTG CAGGTTCATCTGAGCAACAGATAGCCAATAGCATGCAGGATGTTGCCTCTTTTGCACGTCGTAGGCTGCTTGCGCAGTCAAAGAACCTCCCAGCTGTGCCTGCTACTGGTATGTCGTCTAACGAACAGATCATTTCTCTCCCGACTACCCGAAGTAGTGGGAGCTTCCCTGCTGTGCCGAAGGCAAAACAGCCTTCTGcaccatcaccatcaccatcaccaCCAGTTGAAACGCTTCCTACCCTGGAGACTGATACAAAGCCTGGAGAGCCACCTCCTGAAGAACCTTCAGAATCTGGTTCCGGGAATATATGGAAATATCTCATTATCATTCCCGTTGTGGTCATCCTGCTTGCATTTTTGGCATTTTTGTTCCTGTGTCGTAAACGAGCAGCGAAAACGATCGGACCTTGGAAAACTGGATTAAGTGGACAGCTGCAGAAAGCTTTTGTTACAg GAGTGCCTAGCCTAAACCGAGTGGAACTCGAAACAGCCTGTGAGGATTTTAGCAATATAATCGACACAATTGGAGGTTGTAGAGTGTATAAAGGGACACTTTCCAGCGGAGTTGAGATTGCTGTTGCTGCAACTGGCATTTCATCTTTAAAAGACTGGTCCAAGAACTCGGAGAAAGCCTATCGGAGAAAG ATCGATAAATTGTCAAGAATTAACCATAAGAACTATGTCAACCTTATTGGCTACTGTGAGGAGGATGAACCTTTCAACAGGATGATGGTGTTTGAATATGCTCCAAATGGGACCCTTTTTGAGCATCTCCATG TTAAAGAAATGGAACATCTTGATTGGAATGCAAGGGTGAGGATCATCATGGGTGTTGCTTATTGTCTTCAATATATGCACCATGATCTAAATCCTCCCTTAGCTCATCCAAACTTAAGTTCATCTTCTATCTATCTAACGGACGATTATGCTGCAAAG CTTGGAGAAATTGGCTGTTTACCGTCCACATCAAAGTCAGAGGCCTCAAGTGATTCTGAATCACAACATTCGTCTGAATTGCCACCATTAGTTGATTTAGAAGCGAATGTCTATAACTTCGGATTATTGTTACTCGAAATCATTTCCGGAAAGCTTCCTTGTTCTGAAGAACAAGGACCAATCGAGAAATGG GCGGACCAATACTTGAACGATAAGTCGAACTTCGGCTCGATGACTGATCCTACGCTCGATTCGTTCAAAAACGAAGAGCTCGAGATAATCTGTGAGGTTATCAAAGAATGTATCGCAACGGATCCAAGGAAAAGACCAACAATGAAAGATATAAtcacgaaattgagagaagtgATTCAAGTCGCCCCGGAACAAGCTACCCCAAGACTCTCCCCGTTGTGGTGGGCTGAACTTGAGATTTTATCAATGGAGGCTACCTAA
- the LOC105798987 gene encoding protein MALE DISCOVERER 2 isoform X2, producing the protein MSLLPRPLQRLAYKEMGDRWKQIGFNLLSFLFLIPSFMIEGSLAINSDDEGLALLEFRARIDSDPYGAFANWNSNDSSPCLWWGVHCVDGKVQMLDLSALSLEGTLAPELGKLSNLRSLVLYKNHFSGAIPKEFGELTKLELLDLRENELGGTIPAEIGKMLSLKRLLLCDNKLEGSIPSDLGRLNLLSELQYDENLTSTSATGIGCINRKFGLCLWQSSLKQLSRMGSLLMPIKGTLIRYLNALPLPQQKDSLAEHQDDCCSDVPGSSEQQIANSMQDVASFARRRLLAQSKNLPAVPATGMSSNEQIISLPTTRSSGSFPAVPKAKQPSAPSPSPSPPVETLPTLETDTKPGEPPPEEPSESGSGNIWKYLIIIPVVVILLAFLAFLFLCRKRAAKTIGPWKTGLSGQLQKAFVTGVPSLNRVELETACEDFSNIIDTIGGCRVYKGTLSSGVEIAVAATGISSLKDWSKNSEKAYRRKIDKLSRINHKNYVNLIGYCEEDEPFNRMMVFEYAPNGTLFEHLHVKEMEHLDWNARVRIIMGVAYCLQYMHHDLNPPLAHPNLSSSSIYLTDDYAAKLGEIGCLPSTSKSEASSDSESQHSSELPPLVDLEANVYNFGLLLLEIISGKLPCSEEQGPIEKWADQYLNDKSNFGSMTDPTLDSFKNEELEIICEVIKECIATDPRKRPTMKDIITKLREVIQVAPEQATPRLSPLWWAELEILSMEAT; encoded by the exons ATGTCTTTGCTACCTCGGCCATTGCAGCGTTTGGCTTATAAAGAAATGGGGGATAGATGGAAACAAATTGGATTCAATTTGTTGAGCTTTTTGTTCTTGATTCCAAGTTTCATGATTGAAGGGTCTTTGGCCATTAACTCTGATG ATGAAGGTTTGGCTTTGTTAGAATTTCGAGCCAGAATTGACTCTGATCCTTATGGTGCGTTTGCAAATTGGAATTCCAATGACAGCTCTCCATGCTTGTGGTGGGGAGTTCATTGTGTCGACGGTAAAGTGCAAATGCT ggATTTGAGTGCCCTTTCTTTGGAAGGAACATTGGCACCAGAGCTGGGGAAATTAAGCAACTTAAGATCACT TGTGCTCTATAAAAACCATTTCTCCGGTGCCATTCCAAAAGAGTTCGGAGAGCTTACGAAGCTGGAGCTACTGGATTTGAGGGAAAATGAATTGGGCGGAACAATTCCAGCAGAAATAGGAAAAATGTTGTCTCTAAAACGCTT GTTACTTTGTGACAACAAGTTGGAGGGCAGCATTCCTTCGGATCTTGGGAGACTAAACTTGCTCTCCGAACTGCAATATGATGAAAACCTTACATCGACGTCAGCTACCGGAATTGGCTGCATAAATAGGAAGTTTGGACTGTG CCTATGGCAGAGCAGTTTGAAACAACTGAGCAGAATGGGTTCATTGCTCATGCCGATTAAAGGCACACTTATACGTTACCTCAATGCGTTGCCATTACCACA GCAAAAGGACTCGCTGGCCGAGCATCAAGACGATTGCTGCAGTGATGTGCCTG GTTCATCTGAGCAACAGATAGCCAATAGCATGCAGGATGTTGCCTCTTTTGCACGTCGTAGGCTGCTTGCGCAGTCAAAGAACCTCCCAGCTGTGCCTGCTACTGGTATGTCGTCTAACGAACAGATCATTTCTCTCCCGACTACCCGAAGTAGTGGGAGCTTCCCTGCTGTGCCGAAGGCAAAACAGCCTTCTGcaccatcaccatcaccatcaccaCCAGTTGAAACGCTTCCTACCCTGGAGACTGATACAAAGCCTGGAGAGCCACCTCCTGAAGAACCTTCAGAATCTGGTTCCGGGAATATATGGAAATATCTCATTATCATTCCCGTTGTGGTCATCCTGCTTGCATTTTTGGCATTTTTGTTCCTGTGTCGTAAACGAGCAGCGAAAACGATCGGACCTTGGAAAACTGGATTAAGTGGACAGCTGCAGAAAGCTTTTGTTACAg GAGTGCCTAGCCTAAACCGAGTGGAACTCGAAACAGCCTGTGAGGATTTTAGCAATATAATCGACACAATTGGAGGTTGTAGAGTGTATAAAGGGACACTTTCCAGCGGAGTTGAGATTGCTGTTGCTGCAACTGGCATTTCATCTTTAAAAGACTGGTCCAAGAACTCGGAGAAAGCCTATCGGAGAAAG ATCGATAAATTGTCAAGAATTAACCATAAGAACTATGTCAACCTTATTGGCTACTGTGAGGAGGATGAACCTTTCAACAGGATGATGGTGTTTGAATATGCTCCAAATGGGACCCTTTTTGAGCATCTCCATG TTAAAGAAATGGAACATCTTGATTGGAATGCAAGGGTGAGGATCATCATGGGTGTTGCTTATTGTCTTCAATATATGCACCATGATCTAAATCCTCCCTTAGCTCATCCAAACTTAAGTTCATCTTCTATCTATCTAACGGACGATTATGCTGCAAAG CTTGGAGAAATTGGCTGTTTACCGTCCACATCAAAGTCAGAGGCCTCAAGTGATTCTGAATCACAACATTCGTCTGAATTGCCACCATTAGTTGATTTAGAAGCGAATGTCTATAACTTCGGATTATTGTTACTCGAAATCATTTCCGGAAAGCTTCCTTGTTCTGAAGAACAAGGACCAATCGAGAAATGG GCGGACCAATACTTGAACGATAAGTCGAACTTCGGCTCGATGACTGATCCTACGCTCGATTCGTTCAAAAACGAAGAGCTCGAGATAATCTGTGAGGTTATCAAAGAATGTATCGCAACGGATCCAAGGAAAAGACCAACAATGAAAGATATAAtcacgaaattgagagaagtgATTCAAGTCGCCCCGGAACAAGCTACCCCAAGACTCTCCCCGTTGTGGTGGGCTGAACTTGAGATTTTATCAATGGAGGCTACCTAA
- the LOC105798987 gene encoding protein MALE DISCOVERER 2 isoform X4, with protein MSLLPRPLQRLAYKEMGDRWKQIGFNLLSFLFLIPSFMIEGSLAINSDGLALLEFRARIDSDPYGAFANWNSNDSSPCLWWGVHCVDGKVQMLDLSALSLEGTLAPELGKLSNLRSLVLYKNHFSGAIPKEFGELTKLELLDLRENELGGTIPAEIGKMLSLKRLLLCDNKLEGSIPSDLGRLNLLSELQYDENLTSTSATGIGCINRKFGLCLWQSSLKQLSRMGSLLMPIKGTLIRYLNALPLPQQKDSLAEHQDDCCSDVPGSSEQQIANSMQDVASFARRRLLAQSKNLPAVPATGMSSNEQIISLPTTRSSGSFPAVPKAKQPSAPSPSPSPPVETLPTLETDTKPGEPPPEEPSESGSGNIWKYLIIIPVVVILLAFLAFLFLCRKRAAKTIGPWKTGLSGQLQKAFVTGVPSLNRVELETACEDFSNIIDTIGGCRVYKGTLSSGVEIAVAATGISSLKDWSKNSEKAYRRKIDKLSRINHKNYVNLIGYCEEDEPFNRMMVFEYAPNGTLFEHLHVKEMEHLDWNARVRIIMGVAYCLQYMHHDLNPPLAHPNLSSSSIYLTDDYAAKLGEIGCLPSTSKSEASSDSESQHSSELPPLVDLEANVYNFGLLLLEIISGKLPCSEEQGPIEKWADQYLNDKSNFGSMTDPTLDSFKNEELEIICEVIKECIATDPRKRPTMKDIITKLREVIQVAPEQATPRLSPLWWAELEILSMEAT; from the exons ATGTCTTTGCTACCTCGGCCATTGCAGCGTTTGGCTTATAAAGAAATGGGGGATAGATGGAAACAAATTGGATTCAATTTGTTGAGCTTTTTGTTCTTGATTCCAAGTTTCATGATTGAAGGGTCTTTGGCCATTAACTCTGATG GTTTGGCTTTGTTAGAATTTCGAGCCAGAATTGACTCTGATCCTTATGGTGCGTTTGCAAATTGGAATTCCAATGACAGCTCTCCATGCTTGTGGTGGGGAGTTCATTGTGTCGACGGTAAAGTGCAAATGCT ggATTTGAGTGCCCTTTCTTTGGAAGGAACATTGGCACCAGAGCTGGGGAAATTAAGCAACTTAAGATCACT TGTGCTCTATAAAAACCATTTCTCCGGTGCCATTCCAAAAGAGTTCGGAGAGCTTACGAAGCTGGAGCTACTGGATTTGAGGGAAAATGAATTGGGCGGAACAATTCCAGCAGAAATAGGAAAAATGTTGTCTCTAAAACGCTT GTTACTTTGTGACAACAAGTTGGAGGGCAGCATTCCTTCGGATCTTGGGAGACTAAACTTGCTCTCCGAACTGCAATATGATGAAAACCTTACATCGACGTCAGCTACCGGAATTGGCTGCATAAATAGGAAGTTTGGACTGTG CCTATGGCAGAGCAGTTTGAAACAACTGAGCAGAATGGGTTCATTGCTCATGCCGATTAAAGGCACACTTATACGTTACCTCAATGCGTTGCCATTACCACA GCAAAAGGACTCGCTGGCCGAGCATCAAGACGATTGCTGCAGTGATGTGCCTG GTTCATCTGAGCAACAGATAGCCAATAGCATGCAGGATGTTGCCTCTTTTGCACGTCGTAGGCTGCTTGCGCAGTCAAAGAACCTCCCAGCTGTGCCTGCTACTGGTATGTCGTCTAACGAACAGATCATTTCTCTCCCGACTACCCGAAGTAGTGGGAGCTTCCCTGCTGTGCCGAAGGCAAAACAGCCTTCTGcaccatcaccatcaccatcaccaCCAGTTGAAACGCTTCCTACCCTGGAGACTGATACAAAGCCTGGAGAGCCACCTCCTGAAGAACCTTCAGAATCTGGTTCCGGGAATATATGGAAATATCTCATTATCATTCCCGTTGTGGTCATCCTGCTTGCATTTTTGGCATTTTTGTTCCTGTGTCGTAAACGAGCAGCGAAAACGATCGGACCTTGGAAAACTGGATTAAGTGGACAGCTGCAGAAAGCTTTTGTTACAg GAGTGCCTAGCCTAAACCGAGTGGAACTCGAAACAGCCTGTGAGGATTTTAGCAATATAATCGACACAATTGGAGGTTGTAGAGTGTATAAAGGGACACTTTCCAGCGGAGTTGAGATTGCTGTTGCTGCAACTGGCATTTCATCTTTAAAAGACTGGTCCAAGAACTCGGAGAAAGCCTATCGGAGAAAG ATCGATAAATTGTCAAGAATTAACCATAAGAACTATGTCAACCTTATTGGCTACTGTGAGGAGGATGAACCTTTCAACAGGATGATGGTGTTTGAATATGCTCCAAATGGGACCCTTTTTGAGCATCTCCATG TTAAAGAAATGGAACATCTTGATTGGAATGCAAGGGTGAGGATCATCATGGGTGTTGCTTATTGTCTTCAATATATGCACCATGATCTAAATCCTCCCTTAGCTCATCCAAACTTAAGTTCATCTTCTATCTATCTAACGGACGATTATGCTGCAAAG CTTGGAGAAATTGGCTGTTTACCGTCCACATCAAAGTCAGAGGCCTCAAGTGATTCTGAATCACAACATTCGTCTGAATTGCCACCATTAGTTGATTTAGAAGCGAATGTCTATAACTTCGGATTATTGTTACTCGAAATCATTTCCGGAAAGCTTCCTTGTTCTGAAGAACAAGGACCAATCGAGAAATGG GCGGACCAATACTTGAACGATAAGTCGAACTTCGGCTCGATGACTGATCCTACGCTCGATTCGTTCAAAAACGAAGAGCTCGAGATAATCTGTGAGGTTATCAAAGAATGTATCGCAACGGATCCAAGGAAAAGACCAACAATGAAAGATATAAtcacgaaattgagagaagtgATTCAAGTCGCCCCGGAACAAGCTACCCCAAGACTCTCCCCGTTGTGGTGGGCTGAACTTGAGATTTTATCAATGGAGGCTACCTAA